In Lacibacter sp. H375, one DNA window encodes the following:
- a CDS encoding glycoside hydrolase family 13 protein, protein MQKFSFYIVLSCLLFLSCNNEETKEEQSDLSTKRTWWKEAVVYQIYPRSFKDSDGDGIGDLKGIISKLDYIKSLGIDAVWLNPVYESPNKDNGYDISDYQNIMKQFGTMDDFDVLLKGFHDRGIKVMMDLVLNHCSNEHKWFKEASKSRNSPYYNYFHWWPAEKGEPPYRFSIFDEKGYGWEYNKPTNSYYLHYFGDFQPDLNWENPALRKDIYTMMKFWGKKGVDGFRMDAFAFISKDTTWPALPAEYNGNWTLYYASGPHLHEYIQEMNKEVLTPYKLVTVAEAMGDVPRVKLFVDEDRNELNMAYNFEAIDFGYLPNEYKMPDPKGWDLVKWKGIYKKWDSAFIEKGWGTMYLGNHDQPRMVTRWGNDAPEFRELSSKMLTTFILSMRATPYYYFGDEIGMSNIKFDKLEDYNDVELHTNYAQVKAKGGDMKRFLEGMKISSRDNGRTPMQWDTTTGAGFTTGTPWLKINPNYYTVNVAAAEKDPNSSLNYFRKMIKMRKENETLIYGSFTLVDADNPDVFAFTRELKGRKFLVLLNFRNKDVSVETGVDASKAEVLINNYTTAPAADKLRPYEAVIFKL, encoded by the coding sequence ATGCAAAAATTCAGTTTCTATATTGTTTTGAGTTGCTTGCTCTTTTTGTCGTGCAACAATGAAGAAACAAAAGAAGAACAAAGTGATCTAAGCACCAAACGTACATGGTGGAAAGAAGCTGTTGTCTATCAAATTTATCCACGCAGTTTTAAAGACAGCGATGGTGATGGCATTGGTGATCTGAAAGGCATTATCTCCAAACTCGATTATATCAAATCACTCGGTATTGATGCAGTATGGTTAAATCCTGTTTATGAATCGCCCAATAAAGACAATGGTTATGATATCAGCGATTATCAAAACATCATGAAGCAGTTTGGCACAATGGATGATTTTGATGTGTTGCTGAAAGGTTTTCATGATCGGGGCATTAAAGTAATGATGGACCTCGTGCTTAACCATTGCAGCAATGAACACAAGTGGTTTAAAGAAGCCAGCAAATCACGAAACAGTCCTTACTACAATTATTTTCATTGGTGGCCTGCAGAAAAAGGCGAACCACCATACCGCTTCAGCATCTTCGATGAAAAAGGTTATGGCTGGGAGTATAACAAACCTACCAACTCATACTATCTGCATTACTTCGGCGATTTTCAACCCGATCTTAATTGGGAAAATCCGGCATTGCGAAAAGATATCTATACCATGATGAAATTCTGGGGAAAGAAAGGGGTGGATGGTTTTCGTATGGATGCATTTGCGTTCATTTCAAAAGATACTACCTGGCCTGCACTACCGGCTGAGTACAATGGCAACTGGACCTTGTATTATGCAAGTGGCCCGCATTTGCATGAGTACATACAGGAAATGAATAAAGAAGTATTAACTCCTTACAAACTTGTTACTGTGGCTGAAGCAATGGGTGATGTACCCCGTGTAAAACTGTTTGTTGATGAAGACCGCAACGAACTGAACATGGCTTACAACTTTGAAGCAATTGATTTTGGTTATCTGCCAAATGAATATAAAATGCCTGATCCTAAGGGGTGGGATCTTGTGAAATGGAAAGGCATTTATAAAAAATGGGATAGCGCATTTATCGAAAAAGGATGGGGCACGATGTATCTCGGCAACCATGATCAGCCACGCATGGTTACACGTTGGGGAAATGATGCACCGGAGTTCAGAGAATTATCATCAAAAATGTTAACCACTTTTATTTTAAGTATGCGTGCAACCCCTTATTATTATTTTGGTGATGAAATTGGTATGAGTAATATCAAGTTCGATAAACTGGAAGATTACAATGATGTAGAACTGCACACAAACTATGCGCAGGTAAAAGCAAAGGGCGGCGACATGAAACGTTTTCTTGAAGGCATGAAAATTTCTTCACGTGATAACGGTCGCACACCTATGCAATGGGATACAACAACGGGAGCTGGTTTTACAACAGGCACACCTTGGCTGAAAATAAATCCGAATTATTATACAGTAAATGTTGCCGCTGCAGAAAAAGATCCAAACAGTTCACTGAACTACTTCCGTAAAATGATCAAAATGCGGAAAGAGAATGAAACACTTATTTACGGATCGTTCACATTGGTTGATGCCGATAACCCCGATGTATTTGCTTTTACAAGAGAATTGAAAGGAAGAAAATTTTTGGTGCTGCTCAATTTCAGAAATAAAGATGTTAGTGTAGAAACCGGAGTTGACGCAAGTAAAGCAGAAGTGTTGATCAATAATTATACAACAGCTCCTGCGGCCGATAAGCTGCGGCCTTATGAAGCGGTGATTTTTAAATTATAA
- a CDS encoding carbohydrate kinase family protein, whose product MNKILCIGEALIDMICIDKGKALIAGENFLKKPGGAPTNVAAAIAALGGHVELSAKVGVDPFGDHLVAVMKSFGVSTKHMLQDAHYFTTFAFVSLMENGERDFYFNRGADGQLTKEEVDAIDLDAFVIVHFGSATGFLPGPLQEAYIGLLNKASANELFISFDPNYRHLLFQNNTASFINQSWYFLEHCNFFKVSDEEAMMLTGTVTVEEAATVFLQKTNAVFTITLGKEGTLLGLNNETVIIPSIPITPVDTTGAGDAFTGAVLYQLSKRSNKEIKSISMDDWKTIISNANKAGARTCEYLGAMEAFKHLSNDIFN is encoded by the coding sequence ATGAATAAGATTCTTTGCATTGGTGAAGCATTGATTGATATGATCTGTATCGATAAAGGCAAAGCACTTATCGCCGGTGAAAATTTCCTAAAAAAACCGGGTGGCGCTCCTACGAACGTGGCTGCTGCTATTGCGGCATTAGGTGGCCATGTTGAGTTATCTGCAAAAGTTGGCGTTGATCCGTTTGGTGATCACCTGGTAGCTGTTATGAAAAGTTTCGGTGTGTCTACAAAACATATGTTGCAGGATGCTCATTACTTCACCACGTTTGCGTTTGTTTCGCTGATGGAAAATGGAGAGCGGGATTTTTATTTCAATCGTGGTGCCGATGGACAGTTAACAAAGGAAGAAGTCGACGCAATCGATCTTGACGCATTTGTCATTGTGCATTTTGGTTCAGCGACTGGTTTTTTGCCAGGCCCTTTGCAGGAAGCATATATTGGCTTGCTTAACAAAGCATCAGCAAATGAACTGTTCATCAGCTTCGACCCGAATTACCGTCACCTTCTATTTCAGAACAATACTGCATCATTTATCAATCAGTCATGGTACTTCCTGGAGCATTGTAACTTTTTTAAAGTAAGTGATGAAGAAGCCATGATGCTTACAGGCACTGTAACAGTTGAAGAAGCCGCAACAGTATTTCTGCAAAAAACAAATGCTGTATTTACCATTACACTTGGCAAAGAAGGAACCTTGCTTGGGTTGAATAATGAAACTGTGATCATTCCCAGCATTCCCATCACACCTGTTGATACAACCGGGGCAGGCGATGCATTTACGGGAGCAGTTTTATATCAATTAAGTAAAAGATCAAATAAAGAGATCAAGTCAATAAGTATGGATGATTGGAAAACCATCATCAGCAATGCAAACAAAGCAGGTGCACGCACCTGTGAATATCTCGGTGCTATGGAAGCATTTAAACATTTAAGTAACGACATCTTCAATTAA
- a CDS encoding alpha-amylase family glycosyl hydrolase: MYTFGVHEHINALLKEHQIDVGGKDNPFYTRFLADTSAIFELYLQLYEHYPAAETLFDELIKTIINAYKQRPSVLKQRDIQKLEQEHWFLSNKINGMSLYVDRFCGNIKNLETKLDYFENLGVNFLHLMPVFESPANESDGGYAVSNFRKVDERFGSLEDLLHLQEEMRKRNMYLMIDIVLNHTSHRHEWALKAKAGEKKYQDYFYFYHDRSLPDQYDKSMPEIFPESSPGSFTYIEECNKWVMTVFHNYQWDLNYTNPLVFIEMLDTIFFYANLGVDILRIDAPAFIWKQLGTTCQNLPQAHTLLRLIKQCVQVASPGMALLGEAIVAPKEIMKYFGTDNYTARECDFAYNATHMALQWDMLATGDTKVMLAAQHELLKKPYGTSWITYTRCHDDIGLGYDDSMIEEAGYNSYAHRKYLKEYYSGVHPGSPAVGALFSSNPKTGDARISGSLASLCGLEKAMVKKDKAAIDLSIQKIVMMQAHSFFLGGVPMLFYGDEVGYTNDYSYLQDEGKSYDNRWMHRPVIDWGKNKKAEQKGTVEEIVFSATKKLLAIRGQLPVVADRSNLIWLTPHNVHVAGYIRYKEEKRLFCVFNFSNAAAYLTWYAFKEKGNPPTTLVDHWSGKTYKVGQDHEFLVLAPYEFALLEG, from the coding sequence ATGTACACGTTCGGAGTTCATGAACATATCAATGCGCTGCTCAAAGAACATCAGATAGATGTTGGCGGAAAAGACAATCCGTTTTACACAAGGTTTCTTGCAGATACTTCTGCCATCTTTGAACTATACCTGCAACTGTATGAGCATTATCCAGCTGCAGAAACATTGTTTGATGAGTTGATCAAAACCATCATCAATGCATATAAGCAACGTCCTTCAGTTTTAAAGCAACGTGATATTCAAAAGCTGGAACAGGAACATTGGTTCCTCAGCAACAAGATCAATGGCATGAGTTTGTATGTGGATCGTTTTTGTGGCAATATCAAAAACCTGGAAACAAAACTTGACTACTTCGAAAATCTTGGCGTTAACTTTCTTCACCTGATGCCGGTATTTGAAAGTCCGGCCAATGAAAGTGATGGCGGTTATGCTGTTTCAAATTTCAGGAAAGTAGATGAACGTTTTGGTTCGCTTGAAGATCTGTTACACTTACAGGAAGAAATGCGGAAGCGCAATATGTACCTGATGATCGATATTGTGCTGAATCATACATCGCACAGACATGAATGGGCATTAAAAGCAAAAGCAGGTGAAAAGAAATACCAGGATTATTTTTATTTCTACCACGACAGAAGTTTACCCGATCAATATGATAAATCTATGCCGGAGATCTTTCCTGAAAGTTCGCCCGGAAGTTTTACATACATAGAAGAATGTAATAAATGGGTTATGACAGTGTTTCACAATTACCAATGGGATTTGAATTATACCAACCCGTTGGTGTTTATTGAAATGCTTGATACCATTTTCTTTTATGCAAATCTTGGTGTAGATATTTTACGGATTGATGCACCAGCGTTTATCTGGAAACAACTTGGTACAACTTGTCAGAATTTACCACAGGCGCATACACTGTTACGTTTAATCAAACAATGTGTACAGGTAGCATCGCCGGGAATGGCGTTGTTGGGTGAAGCTATTGTTGCACCAAAAGAGATCATGAAATATTTTGGTACTGATAACTATACAGCACGTGAATGTGATTTTGCTTACAATGCCACACATATGGCGTTACAGTGGGATATGCTGGCAACAGGTGATACCAAAGTAATGCTGGCTGCACAACATGAGCTTCTGAAAAAACCTTATGGCACGTCGTGGATCACTTACACCCGTTGCCATGATGATATTGGTTTAGGTTATGACGACAGTATGATCGAAGAGGCAGGTTATAATTCCTACGCCCACCGCAAATACCTGAAAGAATATTATTCAGGTGTTCACCCTGGTTCTCCGGCAGTGGGTGCATTATTTTCCAGTAATCCAAAAACAGGTGATGCACGCATCAGCGGATCACTTGCTTCGCTATGCGGATTGGAAAAGGCAATGGTTAAAAAAGATAAAGCAGCAATCGATCTTTCGATCCAGAAAATAGTAATGATGCAGGCACATAGTTTCTTTCTTGGTGGTGTGCCAATGTTATTTTATGGTGATGAGGTTGGTTATACAAATGATTATTCCTATTTACAGGATGAAGGCAAGAGTTATGATAACCGCTGGATGCACCGGCCGGTCATTGACTGGGGTAAGAATAAAAAAGCTGAACAGAAAGGAACTGTTGAAGAAATTGTTTTCAGTGCAACAAAAAAGTTGTTAGCAATAAGAGGGCAGTTACCTGTTGTAGCCGATCGTAGCAATCTCATTTGGCTTACGCCACACAATGTTCATGTAGCAGGTTACATTCGATATAAAGAGGAGAAACGTTTGTTTTGTGTGTTTAATTTCAGCAATGCGGCTGCTTACTTAACCTGGTATGCCTTTAAAGAAAAAGGAAATCCGCCAACAACTTTAGTTGATCATTGGAGTGGGAAAACGTACAAAGTGGGACAGGATCATGAATTCCTGGTATTGGCCCCTTATGAATTTGCTTTGCTGGAAGGATAG